The genomic stretch CTTCCTCTTCCCGGTCGGCATCTTCGAGAATCTTTGCTGCGCGCTTTCTTGCATCCTCGAAGCGGTTATCCAGCGCCGAAGCCGACAGCGGCTGACCTTCCTCATTGCGGATGAGCGCAAGGCTGGTCACCTTGTACGTGCGTCCCTGGATCCGTTCCACCAGGGCGGCAAGCTCGCCTTCTATTGCCATGCGCAACTTCGCGTTCGTCTTACCCTGGGTGAGCCAGAGAAAGCCGTCACGGATGTCCTTCAATCGCATTTTCAATACGTCGCTGGGCCGCTGGCCTGTGAGGTACGCGAGGTCCATGGCATCGCGCGTCGGCCAGTCCGCAGCATCCCACACGGCCTTGTAAGTTTCGTCTTCGACGTACACGTCGCGACCGTGCTCCGTATATCCCTTGATCCCGGCACAGGGATTGGCAGCCGACGTGTAGCCCCACTCGCGGGCCTTGTTGAAGATATGAGAGAACAGCGCCTTCTCGCGGTTTGCGCGGACCGGGGCGTCCTTGCGCCACTTCATGTATTCCGCAATATGCTGCGGAGCGATCTGCTCGATGGGCGCCGGCGGATTATCGAAGAAGACAAGCAGGTTTGACAGCTCCTTCAAGTTGTCGCGTTGCGTACGCGGCGCCTTGGTTGGCAAGACTTCGCGTTGGTAGCGTTCAGCAACGTAGCGGAACGTCGCGATTTCCACATGCCGAGGCCGAGCGTCAATTTCAATCTCAGCCCACTTCTTCACTGCCAAAGCGTAGTCGCTGCCGAGCGGAATCTCGTGACGTGGCGTTCCACCCTTGTCGTAATAGTAGTACGTGCGGCCGCTCGCCAATGTGCGTGCGCGTAGCCGCGATGGAAGGTTGAAATGCTTGGTAGGACGGCGGCCCATGGCAAATTTATCTAGGCGCGCCCTTGAGTATCGAGCACTGAGGGGCTCCAAGTGCGTGGCGGCGCCACCTCGGCCCTTCCTTCAATGGCAGCACGTGTGACCACGGGACGACCGCATCCGTTAATGAAGAACGCAACACCCATACGCCTCAACTGCTCGATCTGGCGCGCTTTTCTCTGAAAGCCGGTCAGCAATGCAATCTCGTCGCGGTCGAGAAACGCCGGCGGTTGGCGTTTCGTCGATGCGCGGTCATGCAAAGCTCCAGGCCGGGAAGCAGCACGACGGTCCATGGCCCTTGTACCCCGAGTTTGTTCGCGGGCGCGGCGACCGCCGCGCGCATCCGCTCTAAACTCGGGTAGCCACGAATGGACCCGTTTGTGTCTTCGCTGACTGCTCTGCCAGCGAGCCCGCGCCGGTTTTCGACGTGGTTCGAGCGTACCAAAAAAAATTGGCATGATGCGGATGCGTCAGCGCAATATCTCGGCCGAAGCGCCGCGACATGTCGTCGGCCGGGCCGGCCGGCCGACCCCGCACATGGGGCGGGGCAAGCGACGCATGTCGCGGGTTCGCGTCTGCGATCTTCGAGAGTTCGTTGGTCTACATGAACGTGAGCATGATCGTCGGCGATTTCACCAACGCGACGAATTCGGAAGGGCGATGTCAGAGTGGGACTTCGGGCATACCACTCGAATTCGCCCCATTCGCAGCCTGAGGAGTCACAGTGACGCGTCACTGTGACGGTCTCGTAGTCGGATTTCTGCACAGGCGGGTACAGCCTACGTACGAGGCGTCACAGTAGGGCGTCACTGTGACGCCGTACGATCCAGGACCCGCAGCATATTGCGAGGGCAGCAACGCATGTACAGGAGGGGCGCTGCGGAAACCGCCAACAGTCCCTACTCGTCGTCCGTCATAAGACCACGGACCAGACCTGATGCGCGCTCGCGGTTGCCGGTGTCCTGCGCTTCGTCGCGGAAATGCAACGGTTCGCGTCACACCCACAGACCAACCACTGGGAATGTCGTAACAGGTACGCCGCCCGTAGTACATTGATCTTGCAAAGTCGATCGGCCGCGCCTTCGTGCGCTTGGCCTTGGCCAGCAGCTCGGGCATTCGCTTCGAGGGTTGGCATAAATGGCAGGAGCCGCCTCACATGAGGCGTGCGTGATCACGGGCGGCCATGAGCGCCCGGCTGTTTCGCGCGTTCTGCCGTCATCGCGAACTCGATTCGCGAAGTTGATCGACAACGAGGCCGACTTTGCAGAAGACAGACGTAGCAGAAGTACCGAACTCCGAAGCCGCACTTCCCGATGTGCAGGCGGAACCTTCGGTACCCGAAGTGAATGACACCAATGAGGACAAGCACCTCGCTCAAGAACATCGTCTAAAGAAGATGGTTGCCTATGTTCGGGAGAAGCCCAAGACGGCTGGTGTTTCCGCGCGAAAAGGCTCGACCGTCCGGATGAAACGCTTCCGAGCCAACAAGAACGCTCAGGGATTTGTCCAGGCGTACGTGCCCGCTGACGTACTTGACATCGCAAAGAGTGAAGATTGTGGCTGGGAGACGATGCGGGTAGCAATCGCAATCGGCCGCCGCGTGCTCGCTCTACGTGGCTGGCGCGCCAAGTTCGTCGCCATGCTACTGCCTCGTGGTGAGGGACTTCGATGGCCTGAGCGATAGACTGCGGTGGGTTGGTAATGCCCTTCGCGCCTCTGACTGTGGCAGGTAGCAGGTGGCAGGCGGCAGGTGGCAGGTAGGAGACAACGAACGGAAGGGCCGAAGGTCGCAGTGACACGAATTTCGTGCTGGCGTTGGAAGACTAGCGCCCACCTCTGCGCCGACCTCCGCATGGCGATTGTCCTTTCCTGATAAGCCAACCTGCTGCCGACCTCCCAGGTCGGCAGCAGGGGTTTGACCTGCGACGCGACCGTGTCGCCCTCCAGCGCCGCGCGTGTCCCTTGCCGCGCCTACGCACGGGGTCTGTTTGCGGTCGGGCGGTCGGCCCGCCCGAGGACGCGCGGCGCCCCGGTGCCTTCGTGCTGCGACTCGTGCGGTGGCCGCGTTGACTAGGATGGACTGACAGTACGCCCGTTGCGGCGCTGCTGGACGTGCCACCTGTGTAGGCCGGGATTGGCTATCCCGTTGGTCATCAACGGGAGATGAGTTTCTTCATCAACTGGATGAAGAGCCCTACAACTTGCTCCATGCGCGAGATGTCTTCCATCGCGCGGGCCTGCCACCGCCCGTCGCTTCCGAGCCACTCGATTATGGTTTCGTCTGCATGCGCACGGAAGCGACAATCGACATGTGTGATACGTGTGCACGCCGCGCACATGCCGTTCGCGGCTACTGTGACCACGTGCGGCAGCGAATTGACTACGCGGCCCCGGACGGCAGTCCCCGAAAGTCGTCCGCCGCATCCGTCGCACACGATTTGCACGGCAGGAATTGACTTCCCGTTTACCAAGGTCAGGGGAAAATGGGTATAGAGTGGCCCATCTCGTTCGAAGTCACGCCGCCAGCCTTCGGCTTCGATGCGCGTTTGCGCATCATCATCGCGTTGGTGTGCCATCCCGGGGTTCCTAAATCGACTCACGGTGCGGAGCGGACAGTAGTCCTACCCGTCCGCCGCGCGAACCGCCGCCCGACTCCGTGCTCATCCTGTCGCGGAACTCAGTGAAAGGTCGGGCCGCGCTTGTTACGGCGCGTGTGGCCGTTACACACCGGCTTGCCCTTGCAGCCCGGGCAGCGAGACCGCACGTGAAGCTTGCCGACGCGGCGCGTGAAGCGGCCACCGCAGGCGAGGCGAATGACCGGAACAGCAGTCTGATTGTTCTTGTACTTGGCCTGCGCCTCGTCGTCGCCCCACCCAAGGTGCAAGCCGATGCTCTTGAGGCGCGCCCTGAGCGCGGGGATCGTGAGTCGGCGAGCTTGAGCGCGGAGCTTGACGCCTTCAATCGGGCACCAGGTACCGCCGAGCACGTTGTTGATCTGGGCGTCCCAGCGATGGCCGAGACTGCATTCGAACACAGCGTTGTTGTCGTCGGTGATGGAGACGACTCGGCCTCCCTTGGAAGCTGCGAGCCGACGAAGGCGCCGGATGCGCGTGCTTCCCGCGAACATCGGTTCGATGAGCCGCTGCCAGCCGGCGCGGTCCAGCGCTTGGAGATCCTTGACTGCCGCCTCGAATGCACCGTCGAGGCGCGCAGCAGGAAGGGCAGCGCGGACGGCCGACACGATGGTCGCGACAACGTCCTTGGAACGCGCGTATCCGTACCCGCGGATGCTGATGTCGGGGATGACGATCAGCGTGGCCTGTCCGGCACAGGCCCATACCTTGATGGCGTCGTACTTCGTCCCCAACACGTGCTTCCGGTGCGCGGCCTCGACGTTGGGACGCCCATCCGCGGTGTTGTTACGAACAACGGGCTCGTAGTGCTGGGGGCCCTGATGTTCGAAGGCGATGCGTTCCGCCTCGGACCAGCCATCGAAGCGGAGGACGCCCGCGAGACCGGCCTCCTCGGACGCCTTGGCAAGGAAGGCTGGTGTGTGCTCGGGCATGAACTGAACGCTCAGCAGGCGTTCGAGAATCACCTTGCACAGGGCATTCGCCCGCGACCCGGCGCAATGCGGGCACCAACGTCCACGACTGGCATCACTCTGGCTCATCGAGAACTCGTGTCCCTGCGCGCACTTCCATTGCAGCGGCGTTGCGTTGTTCTCGTATGAAGCGGACAGAAGCTTGCCGCCACGCTGGCGCGCCAGCTCGGCCGCCGCCGAAACGTCGAGGGCGCGGCGCGCTGC from Candidatus Hydrogenedentota bacterium encodes the following:
- a CDS encoding tyrosine-type recombinase/integrase; the protein is MGRRPTKHFNLPSRLRARTLASGRTYYYYDKGGTPRHEIPLGSDYALAVKKWAEIEIDARPRHVEIATFRYVAERYQREVLPTKAPRTQRDNLKELSNLLVFFDNPPAPIEQIAPQHIAEYMKWRKDAPVRANREKALFSHIFNKAREWGYTSAANPCAGIKGYTEHGRDVYVEDETYKAVWDAADWPTRDAMDLAYLTGQRPSDVLKMRLKDIRDGFLWLTQGKTNAKLRMAIEGELAALVERIQGRTYKVTSLALIRNEEGQPLSASALDNRFEDARKRAAKILEDADREEEAAAVRQFQFRDLRAKAGTDKSDATDMRQAQQQLGHKNLKMTEVYVRKRAGAKVTPTK
- a CDS encoding DUF4224 domain-containing protein, producing the protein MDRRAASRPGALHDRASTKRQPPAFLDRDEIALLTGFQRKARQIEQLRRMGVAFFINGCGRPVVTRAAIEGRAEVAPPRTWSPSVLDTQGRA